CTGCAGCCAAAGTATCACATGATGAGGCATTTATACCACAGCTTTTTATTAGCatgaaatttgaagaaaatgtcaGCATATAAATTACAGGTAATGAGATAAGGGGAGGGTAATCAAACTCTCTAAACAACACTTTAATTGCAATAGAGAAAATACAGTAGATGTATTTCTTTAGTATGAATAATAAAGTGAGTAACTTCAAAAGGCCACTATTTGGTAACGTGGACAGGTTCAATATCTAAGTAAAATCCTGTAAAAGTGTATTGGTATTAGAAATTGTCTActtgcaaaaatatatttaaaaactgaagctgTTTTGAACAGTATAGGCCATGGAATATCGCAGGGTCGCTCAGGTTGCCTGGTCCAGTGCTCTGAGCAGTTCGCTGCCTTGCAGAAGCGTAGACCTGCCCAAAACGGGGACGTTCACCTCACAGTCATACCTTGTCAACTCGGGCAACAAGTAGGGTTCAAAAGAGGGCCCCAGCAGGCGACTGGTCATACCTGGAAGAGATCACTGAAGTAAGTCGTGAGACCAGAGAGAGAagttctttcctccctcttctgTTTATACCagttataatttcatttatatgCCTCAAACCACCAACAGTTACAGGTTTCAGAGCAAACCTATGCATCACTCTGCCTTGAACTGTTGGAAGCGTGTCACACTGACACGTGCAGTTTTCCACCTCTACCCCAATTCAGATTCGTCTGAGAAAAACAATATTGATGCAGATGAGGAAAGCTGCAGTAAACAACAGAGTTTCTAAATTGGCACCCACTCCCCTTATATATTAGAAAGGACATTTGTATGTCCCAtttaattacttattttaacttttaagaGGGCACATGTTAAAACCAACCTACAAACCTCCCATATCAATGCTGCAAGAGAAGTTTTTAGTACAATTTAATCAACTCCATTGCAAGACAGGAGTATGGATGGAGGATGACTGGACCTCCAAGGTAAAAGTGTTAATTGAGATGAAGGGCAAAGGGATTTTTTCCAGCATGTATGAAAAGTGTAAAAATCAATGTTTCACACTAAACAACTAATTTTTCATGCGATGGAGCAATACCTAGTTGGCTCTTAGTTTATCATCATcctctatattttttttaaatgtttttctttcatggaGTCAGTATTGGGACTAAATACCaacattttccagtttctgtATTTGACAGCTCTTACCTGATGCTTTATGAACTGGCTGGACACTATAGTCCTGACAGTGGGAACTGTAGAATGGAAGGGGAAATGCTCCTGCTTTCACATTCTCACCAGGACTGCCACAggtgggtggctgctgctgctgcagttgaTTCATTGGTTGGCTCAGACCTCTCGAGTTACAGACAAATTCATCTGatttacacagaagaaaaaaaaaattaagttaagACAGTGTAATAATTATAGTAGATAATACTAATTCAACGCAAAGGGATCCTCGGCGTGATGGTCACATGGAGCAGGCACACCTACATCTTGTGACAAATGAAGTCCAGAAGCAGCACTAGCTCTAGAAGTGGTACTGCACCCCAGATATGCTTGTGTAAGGCAACACAATGTTGTAGAAAGCATCAGTCCTAGCTCTGAGATGGCCATACCTTGGGTCAGCACGAGGTAAACCCATCTCTGTTACCTCCAAAGCAAGGGTGTGAACACACATGAAACCATCTACCTGGTATTTATCAAATGTACCTTAAATTGTTCAGCTCTTAGTGATACAACCTGATCTTTAATTTTAGCTTAGTGTAATATTTACAGAGCTTGCATATCATTTTGAAagagcttttgtttctgttcaacCTGTCTCTCAAAATTGTTTCGATACATAACATtgcaaaaccattttcttttgtcttacCAGTAAGAACACTTGTGCTGAGAGACTTCTTTTCTGTAACCAAGGAACAGTTTTCCCCTTTGAgaaatttcattcttttccacATTAGGTGAGAGGGGTTAATGACAGATGGATCTCCCTACaatgtgaagaaaagcaaaacacataATTACACTGATGATGATGGTGAGTCCAAAGTTCTGAAGGTGATGCATTTCTTATGATTACCCCACTCAGCTGTTGCAATGCTTGTTCTTCATAATCCAGTTGTCGCTTCAGTTTCAAACTGTTAGACAGAGCAATTCTTGCTGGGTTTACATCTATGCCTCGTTGCCCAAAAGCATCCAGGGGCCTGTGGAGAAAAGATCTCTGGGTAAGTGAGCAACGAGGCAGATCTAAACCATCTTGTTCATTTATACAGattcttctttcatttaaagacatttaAGGTGTCTTTGACACATGCCAGTGGACAGACCTCAAAcctcaaatgtttttctttccttttgttagTCATCCCACAAGCTTTGGAAACTTTTGACTTTTGGGATCAAAGACTAATGAAAGTCTAGCATAAACAGCCTCTAGGGCTCTCCAGGCAGACATAAAAATGCCGTGGAAAAGAGATCATGTGATTTTTAAGGACAGGATTTTGAGTGCCACGCCTGTCCCCTGGTTTTGCATATTAAATCTGAACACACAggttgctggctggggacaAACCCTCTGTTTCCAGGTTCATATTCAGACAGTGGTATTTCTACCAACAAGAAATCCCAGAAAGCAAACTGCAGGCAAACCGCACAGCTCCACGTTTTGAAATGACCGTTGCAGTTCTATGGATTTCCTGAATGTTTCAGTGTGACCAACACCCAAGACCCACAGAGACACTTCTGGCTGTGACAGGAAACTTACAGGACTGTATCCTCTGATCTACATCTCATCGCGTACTGTTCACGTGTGTAAGAAAGTGAACAAAGTGAGGAAAGGCTGTAGAAAAAGAGCCTCTAATTTTACATCTTAGTTGTAGTATTTACATATGCCAACAATAAGTGTACTGTCATCCCTTGCTCTCCCCTGTTTTCTGTTGTGCAAAAAATATATGCAAGGTAAGAAAGCATGCATGGCTCCCAGCTTACTGCTGGACCAGTAAGCCTTTTCAGTACTTTCCTTAAACAGCATAAAGTCAAGCAGGCCTTGCAAAATTACTGGGGTATTTTTTACCTGACCAGCAAGAAATCCATTCTTGCATCCTTACAGGCAATGAAAAATCAGCCCACTTCTGCTTCCACCAGACTGACGGCCACTGGGAGAGCACTACGCTAATTTCACCAGAGGTGCAGTCTGATGCCCATCAAAACAACTTATTCCAGCTGAAttgagaaaaagatttttttcaagaatatgACCCTCCTCATTGCCCAAAGCCTTTCCTTAGTAAAATACATAGTTAGTTATACCACAAAAGGTCTTACCTTTTTTTATATGTGGGCATGCTCGGAGAATGCACTGGTGGCCCTGAGGAGGAACTTGATAGGGATCCTGAGTATTTATCCACAAGTCTCCATTTAGCAGGAACATACTCTAACAGGGGATCAGGTGGCCACTGGGTGTTTGGTCTTCCTCCCATCGAAGACAGGGGAGTGCTGGCTTGGTCATGGTATGGTGGCAGTGATGACCTACTCACATCGTTGAAGAACACTGATGACAGGGACCCATGACCAggattcatttttttatttgatagcTGTGGGCAATATTTCTCTGGGAGAAAGTGATTCtgtgaagcagaaggaaggggctGGAAGATGGTACTCATGCTACTTAGACTCTGCTGGGTATTTTGTGCACTTTCAGAGAGAGGACATTCTTCTTGGCAGATTGGACTGAGCTGAAAATCTTCTCCATCCATAGGAATGTAAGGAGCCAAGGTTTCAAGGTCCAGTTCATTGAAGTCAGTCTGCGCAGGAATAAAGTAAGTTCATAAGAAACTAAAAGTTAATAATAAATTTACCTACATGAAACTGGCCAGCTCTTATTTAAAGATGTCTTATTTCTATAACTAGCATACATGTTCATCATATCACCATCAGCAAAGTAAgacaagaaactgaagaaaaaaaccctcccagaTAAGCAGTATTTGCTAAAGCAGCTTGCATGTAACCCGTAACAGTGTGATCTGAAGCAGATCTTGTGTTTCATTACACTTTGAATAACTTGTCTGCCAAGACTCTATAACATGTGGCATGTAGTTCAACCTCAGGCTTTTTCATGctaaaatagaaaacatatCTTCCTCATAATCCAgctacatggaaaaaaaaagtatataaacatgcaaaagttttaaaaaacatagtTGGAAGGACACTTGCACTTAAATCTTTAATTAATTTGTCTTGGCATTTGACCAAAGCTgaacagagagagaaatcaATGTTGGCCCACCCATCACCTCATGACAGGGGCACTTTTCTAACACTCATTTttcccaccaaagctgctgatGTGGTGGGACACACCTGAGCAAGTGGATACTGAATCAGACAAAACTGAAGTTTGCACATGTCAAGTCTTAGCATTGAGTTTGATCCTGATCCACAATTTCCTCCTATCTGTCCACTCTTTCTATCACTTTCCTTAATGTTACTATGTCCAGACTTACATAAAATTTCTTCAGGACATGGACTACAGCCTACCTAAGCCTGCAAATTGCACTGGCAGACTGAAGCACCTCATTTGGGCCCCAGTCACCCCAAACTCTCCACAGGATTAATAGGAGGAGATGAGTGTATGGTctgagctgccagccagcaATGCCTGTTCCTTTCTCTTAACTATAAAAGAGCATAAGCCTTTAGTAAAGGCTTTTCAATTAAGTATCTAAAGTTAGGTGGGCTGAATCAGGCCTACGCCTTTTATTCATTAGCTCACTTGACATAATGTTATGATagtggatttatttatttatagaggGAATTTCTACACTTACACCCTGAATAGAATGCAGGAGATGGAGACTATATGTTAGTTTATGTGCAAGTAATCGTCACATCTCTGAACTCCTCCAATAAGTAAACCAAgaagaatatataaaaaattacagttttcattttgtaaaggAGGTATGTGCTATGAGGGGCACTCCtttttcatttggcttttttgtattttgttctaGAAAGGATGTTTACTGGCTAGTCATTAGgccagattaaaaaagaaaaattggtgCTGCTTATATTCCTATCTAGTCTACAGAAGCCGCTGAATTCTGAAaggtttctgctgcttctttcttcttagtagtgCTGCCACAGTGACACCGTAAAGTACTCGCTTCAGAGTTAGGGATAGCAATTTACACACCAGCTTTTAACAATGTTGTGCATCAAAACTTCGGTGTATATGTACAAATGCAGTTTGCATATTAGATCATGATACCTGCACTTATGACATGCATCTGTACTACCTAGTAGCAGGGGACTGGTTTTCTGGCTTTTGGAAGAGAGATTAGTTCCTTACCTGGGAGGTGCACTGACTTTTTGATTCTGTGTCCATAGCAAAAAGTTTTTCAATCACTTCAACCTTAAAATCTTCATCCACAGAATTGTAATAATCTCCTGGGCTGCTTGGCTGCACAGAAATAAGAATTTGCCATAAGTGGCAAGACAACCACAGTATTGGCTTAGCATCATGCTATTTATAACGTACTGTTCAGTAACGTATCTTTTCTATGAAAAGCAAGTGGCCAGACTCTATGTATAGTGTCCTCAGAACCCCAAAGTGTCCACTTCTATCATATGCTTTTCTCCAACATGAGATTACTTGTCACTACAAAACATAGGCACCCTATAGAGGAACCCAGTTGTTGTTTAAGTGTTTTTTGGCAAGTCAGACAAGGAACATGAAATGTACActattaaattatataaatataaaaagaaggGAGATGCTCAACAATACCCTCAATGCCTTTCTTAAGATATTGGACACCCTCTAGTAAAGGCTGGCTGAGAGTGGCTCCTGCTCTTGGGGGCAATGCCCTAAAAAAGCACGTTCATTCTTTCAGTGGGGAACTccgcagagctgctctcaaagCCCGAGCTGGGTAAGCTTTCTAAAGACTATATAGCTTCTAGTTAACAAACGGAAGGAGGATGGGTCTGGTGCAACATTGCTAGCAGCCAGACTGTCTACATTGGCCTTATATTTAAGGCTAACTCCAGGAAGGAAAGATGGTAGCACATTCTTCTACCAATTCTTTTATAGGTTATAGTAATTACTGAGGGACAGCCGGGAGAAAATGAGGATTGCAATGTAAAGGCAGGATATAGTTCCCATCTTACTATTGATACTTAAGATATACGCAGTACAGGAGGGATATAGATACACTGGGCCTTGTTAATAAGCAACAAGATAGGACTGCTAACATGAAAAAGTCATCTACATATGTCGATGGGACTCACATACAAAACAtaacatgcatattttttttaaagctcttacCGTGGAACAGCTACTGTTGCTGCTTGCACTTGGTGTACTGCTTCCAGGTGCAATCTGCAGCATTGTAAAGGATGGTATCGTCAGTGTTTCACCTTGAGCAGCGTGGCTTTTCGCTTCCACTGGCCATGATTTGTTTGGTGTCAAAACAGCACTGGTGAAGGCAGGGGCTTCCTCAAACTTCTGTGTCCCTGGATGGGGTTTTAACAATATTAATGAACACTTTTAGCTTGTGCTGTGTTATGATATAATTGCAGCTATTCATTAAAAGTAAACACCGCTCCCAGTTGCCATGACAATAAGTTGGCATAGACTTAATGCATGTTGTTTAGTCAGCAAGAAAGCCTGATTCTGCTCTCATTCACAGAAATTTTCCACTGGTGTGAGCACGTGGGCTCTTACAGCCATTACTCCCAATTTGTACACACAGCAAACAGACCTTGTCTATTAAATTTCTAAATGTAGGCTCACACACAGCTCTTTGTTGCACAAGAATTATTTATACAAACTAACCAAAATCCAGGGAAATAATGGCATCGCCAGGTGTTGGTGCCAGCTGAGCAAGTTCCTCTGGTTCCTCCTTTAACTTGGTAAACAAGAAGTCACTCTTCTCCATCCCGGGGATGCCACTCTCATAGGCGGTGCTCATCGTCAGCAGGTGAGGCTTGAAGAGCGATTCCGTTTGGTCCATGGAGAACACAACATCATTCTTCTCAATTTCACTAACAAGAAAATAGGTTTTAGGCATTTTGCactctaaaacaaaaaagatgtggCTAATGTAGGCAGTAAAATCTCTCTAAAAGCTGGGGCCCATACAAGCATTTCAGCCTCTCTCAGTTGCACGCCAGGCTGTCGACAGGCGAGGCACGGTTCCAGCGTTGCTCAGCACCACCATGCCAGATGACGCAGAGACTGTGGTCAGGACTTCTGTGGGAATACTCAGGGCTTTGTTGCTCTGCTTTTTAAGAGGGTTGTAGTCGAGGCTATAATGACCCTGACTATCACTCAAATAAGTATTTCCTATTTTGGCCCCATCTAGGACCAAAAATACTTGAGTTGTGCCAAACAGAGGCAAAACTCCTGATTGGTCCTGATTTTTGAGGTGGTAAACAGCCTTTCCTAGCAACATAAGATAGTTACTACTTAATTTTACCTCTCTGTCATTGCAttagagaaacaaaacacattggCAGTTGTGTTACGCAATAAAATCTTCAGTGCAGGCTTTATAGTTTGTTGTATCAGCACAGCAGCCACTCTGCAGAAGGGGAAGGCTGTGGTGTATTTCAACAGCGTGTATGGGAACAGGCATGCCACATTTTTCATCGATGTCTAATATCAGTAAACAAGACTGAACAAACATGACTAAACTGATTTCAGAATAACAACACTGAATAAATAGACCCTTCAAAAGTTCCTCTGATTATTGCGTTTCTTCCAGCACATGAATCCACATGTGGCTTTTCTGCCCCACACAACTTACCTCAGCACATAGTTGACACAGACGATACACTGAGGCTGTAGGTTGCGCGTATTGTAAATCACTGTTCCTTGAGTCTCCAGCCACACATAGCCACCGTGCTTGGCAAGCATACGGTACTGGCCCGTCACTACTTGACCTTTTGTACACACTGAGAAAAGGGGTCAGAGATATAAATAATGCGGCAGGACAGGAACGCACAATATGTAACACTTGTCTTAAATAAACCGCTTCTGAGTTTTCATTATGCAAAACTGCACTAAGGCAGTCGTTAGCAAGGATGCTTATCTTTGGGaaaattcagccattttaaatataaaagggGATGTTCATTTGAGGCTTCTACTCAAGACTGGAAATCTGAGTTCTGGCATTTGAGTTCTTGAGATGGTCTGAGCATTCAGGTAAGAGTGTGggatttttctaatttttcgAATAAGATCCATGCTGCCCCCAAAATAATGCCTGCTGACGGCACATTTCTTGAGAGTCCCTGTCCTAAAAGCACCTCCCTTTGGGCTCTAAGGCTGACTTGTGGGAAAGTGAATTTATTTAGGAAACTATTTAATAGTTTCCTTATTTAGGTGACCGATAAGCTCAAGAATCAGATGATTTAAAAACTATactcacaaaaaaacccaccacctcaTAATTTAAATCTATACCTATCTCTTTTTATACCTTAGAATTAGGAGCTGGAACTATCAATACCACAAGTAAAGTGAAGGTGTCATTAGCACAGCATTGGTTTTAAGAGGCTGAAGAAGTAATATCACTCTCTAAAAAGTATCAAAGTTAAGAATGTAAATGGTATTGTTCTGcctagagaaaaaaaggctgaactAGTACATATCTCTGTCTGGTTGGTCTGTGCTGTTCCTCTGCAATAGCTTGAAATTAGCAGCCTAGAAGGAACGAAGACCCATGTGACAAATCAAATAATGTTTAACTCTAAATGCTTTTTTGAACTGtcctgtgttttttaaacaataaactGACAAAAGTACAACTCAGGTTTAAAGCTTCATCTAAATGTTCGAAGGGTGACATCCCCCATCCCAATATTTTGTAGTATTTGAAGAGAATGAGTTTTCAGTGTGGAGCTTTAGGCTTCTCAGATGTAAAGTTTTATGATGTCCTGCCTGTTGTAATTCACTGTTGTGAGCTGAGGAAAAATAGTTGATCAATGGCAATAAAATTAGAGCTGGAATATGCAAACAGTACTCATACTATTAAGAGTTTGTATTTGTAAGCAGACGTAGTCACATTGAGTAGCAAAATTGGGAACTGACTCAGCTAAACCTTTGACCACACTGACaatctttccttttaaacatCTTTGATGCCTGAAGACAGTATGCCATCAAACTAATGCcctaaaaataatgcattttgaCTCAGTAAGGCTGGAAACTTGATTCAGCAGGTTTTATACAGAAATATTCCTTGTGTATATGGCCATTAACAGAAGCTATTTATTGTCAGTCTCTCCTACATTGCCACCATACAAACGTACAAAGCCATGCCTGTGAAATTTAACAACTGTTTTGCAGATAATTGTTGCTGTGTTTATCCTTCTAtctctgaaatttgttttcttcctaggAGTATTTAATCATccttcatttaatttatttagacAAAGTAGAACATTACTTTTATTGATTAAATACTTCTGGTGGAACAAAATCAAAAGGCTTTCATTTCAAAGTGTTTTAGTGACTGGACTGTTCTGCTCTGCTTGTGAAACATAATTACACTGCTTCCTAATCATCAGCTCATCAATAAGAGTCACAGTGTAGGCGCCTGTTACATTACAAAGAAGCTTTTTACtgctttaatcttttttattattattattcaaagCATGTCATGTTCTGATATAATAAAGTACAGCAGAATCCCTCCATGGGGTAATCTCATAAATGACTAATATGCTCATAAACTGCTGACTTTGTTATCAATGCTACCTTTAAGGTTCTGCCTTCAGAGTGAACtactcactttttcttttcttttcttgtgtgtgtgtgaagtgtACGTTACCTGTATCTTTACAGAACTAGTAACATCTCAATGAAATAGGCTCCAGCTATATGCCTTATGCTTGGGTGGAGAaagggggagggcagggatTAATTTAACTCAACACAAAATTTCTTAATTGCTGAGACACACTTGAGAAATATGATTCACTTGGAAGGCTTGTCAAACTTCTGCTACGTACTAGCAAGCGGCGGGTCCCAGATGGTGACATTCAGCtccccactgaagtcaatagcAAAATTCCCATTGGCTTTAAGGGCGACAAGACCAGACTCTAAGTGGAAGTGATTATAGCTTATTAATTGCTGAATTGGAAAATACAGCTCTACAGTCAATCTTTTGTGTAGATTTATGTAACAAGGCAGAGATTTTCAGCTTGCTTGCATAATGTGAAAAACTGGGTATGCCAAATGCACTCTAGCCTTCCATCTGATGGTGACTAATTAAGACTTTCATACTCTATATGCAACTATATTGAAGCCAAGAACAAAAACACTATTGTGGCTTGGTTGAATGTGAGGCTGTTATTTCacctcaagaagaaaaagaacaaccaaCCCTGCAGGACAGTAAAACTGTAATAAGCATGATTTATCACTAAattagaaagaaggaaagggaaggagttCTGCTTCTATCCAAGAGACTCATTTGAGGTTTTCTCTCCCTCTTACTTTTCAAATGTGCGTCTCCTTCCTCTATTCCCATGTATCTTTACAACACTAAATGTTTGGCACTGTTAGAATTGATGACTGTATATATAGCATATGTCTAATAAAAAATCTTGTTTAATAAATATGAGCATGCTAAACATGAATTTTGTGGTGGCTGTTTCCATGGCCAGGAAGAACTCGTAAGCTCTGTATAAGTTACATACCTGCTAGGTTACCCTGTGCAGTAGGTAACATTATGAAACCTAGGGATGTTCCCGTTCGGAGGGCTTATGTGGGTTCCCTCAAGTCACAGCTTGCTGTCACTTTGCCTTTGTGCCTGTTCTCTCGGTTGGTAAGAAGCCTGACTGTCCCAGAAGACATGGGAAGTATTTagcttagaaaaacaaaatttgctAGGGATGTAAACTCATGCTTCTGTTGTGGGCAACAGCATTTTTACAGCACAGACTTCGGTCCTGTGCTTTTAACAGTAAAAATCACCCATGCTGATCCTGTGCTATGATAAACACTATGGAACAGTTTGATCCTAAATATTTATAACCTGTGCAGTGCACAGTGCCTTTGAGCACTTCTGCTGGTATAACTCGCTCCTCCAGACTTCTCCTTgacttccttctgcttctccatCGGTCCTCATGCCCAACAGCAGACGTTTGTAGGACAGATCTCTTTTCAGTAGGCACAACGGCATCTAGACATACACTCTGCACTACATGAGTTGAATTTAACTGCCAGAGCGAGAACAACCTCAATCAATGCCTGGTCAAGATGGGTACTAGAAACTCTCCAGAAATCTTTACGTGGACAAGTCCCGGCTCAGCGGTTCCATTTAACTAACTAGACAGGGATAACCAACAAGggctctctctctctcccctgttACCAAAGAGATTGCCATCTCTCAGTTCATTCTGTCCCTGGCGTTGTTCCATTCTTAGAAATGCAACTCAACGATTCAGAAGCAACAGTGCGCATACCCCCTCATTTCTCAGGATGACTCTTAATAGCCCAGCATAGGGTACGGACATCCTATCTATGAATATTGCTAATTCCTTTTCACTGTTAAAAACATGAGCACATTACCTAAGAAACAATTTTAACAAATACATTCCCAGACAACTCTCTCTAAGTatggtttgatttcttttttttcttttaagcagctCTGGAAACAGGATGATTCATACCAACACTGTTTTACAGTGCACAACTTTAATCACTGCCAAACATTCTTTCAAGTAACATTTCAACTCAAAACTGTCCTGAATCCTTGCCACTGGAACTAATGCATATTCCCTTTTCCCCCTGAGGTCAGACAGTTATTCTTTGCTGCTacttttctctgcaaaaatcagaaatactttctGTAAGTCTATTTGGTGGGCAATTCCCTATAGACATGACCTAAGTCATGTGCTTTTCCTGAGGACAGAGACCTTGATCATGGTAACTACAAGGTgtgggctggttttgttttgttttggtttggtttttgtagCTTGTGGTCTCCGGTCTAGAAGCCTccctttgtttttgtaaaaaatgtgaGACATTTTATGTGAGACAGAAAGGAAGCGTAACTGTGTGGCCTGCTGAAGAGAGGGAGCAGATCTTGTATCTGTTCTCTGCTCCTGGAATAATTTAGGtactttacattaaaaacagcTAAAACTGGCAGTTCATAGGCATAAGAATAACAAGAAGCTGTTCCTGGCAGTATATATTATTTGTATAATGCATATCATCCCTTTAAAAGTCTCCTCACACACCTGCTTTGGGTGGGGGAAGATAGCTGGTATTTGGTAGCAGAAGACAGACTTTCAAAAATATACTGCTGATCCCAACAGCACACCAGAAGGGTAACAGCACCAGTAAAAGCACTTCTCACCAGGCTAGTACTGCCTAACTCAGCTCTTCAGATTTTCTGCTGATCCTTGTATTATCCCGTAAAGAGACGGCGATTCTCCTCTCTACCATCCAAGTTTAGTATTAATTATGGCAAAAATCAGACCCTCTGGAAAGATCAGCAGCACGTTTCAGCTAGACAAGCATGGTAACCTGTAAGTTTTCTTGCAAAGCATAAACACTCTTCTCAGAGAATATCTGCATACAACCTGCATTTGTGTTTTCAACTACTTATTGAGGTACCCGCAAGCTGTGCTTTACATGCATACTACGAAGAGACGTAAGAATGTGACTTACAGTTCTGGTGACTCTTGGTCATACTCTCCGAGTCCAAAGCATGGTAAAACTCATACGCTGAACggcccagcagctcctctggaTGGTAACCAATCAACTCTGTTATTcttggttaaaaagaaaacaaacatttaaaattcaggTCACCTTAGCCTTATGCTGACATGTGCAGGGCAGCTCTCATCAGCTCTAGTCCTTAGAttaacagaattaaaaccaCAGTATGAGAAATTCTAAACTTTCAAACACATTGGGAGCTGTAGAGGACTTCTGATCACGTTCTGAGATATTCCCATGTTCAGAATAAGCTGTCTTGTACTACTACTGCAATAAAAATGCCTAGGGATGTCATTACATGTGTTGCAAATTTTCCCAGGCCTATTGCACAGTGTCTCTTCTAGGGAGCCTCAACTGGAGAGGCATTGCTGATGAAGTTCTCAGGCTGTCCGTTACGGGCAGAAACTCCCATCGTGCAAAATCAAATGCATGTGAGGGGCGTCGTGGTTGGCACCATCAAGTTGAAAAGTATGTGTAcatgtaaaaaatacataaaagggTTAAATCAGTACTTTGGGTATTgcatttaatgaaacaaaaatgcaagGTGAGAAGTTAAGggcagttaaaagaaaaaaaatcagctcttcTACTCAGTGTTTCTCAATTATATGAGAACTTTAGCATATGGATTAGGTTACTTGGGTGACTAATCCACAAACTAAGTAGGATTTTACACAAAGCTATGATCTCAAAAACTGGACTTTTTTCAGAGCCTTTCTGAGTACTCAGGCAAGGCAGGATTTCTGACAAGTTCCTGAGTAAATGAAAATAGGTCATCAAACTGTGCAGA
This genomic interval from Falco cherrug isolate bFalChe1 chromosome 13, bFalChe1.pri, whole genome shotgun sequence contains the following:
- the EPAS1 gene encoding endothelial PAS domain-containing protein 1 isoform X6, producing the protein MMECCRSSSERRKEKSRDAARCRRSKETEVFYELAHELPLPHNISSHLDKASIMRLAISFLRTHKLLSSVCADTENELEADQQMDNLYLKALEGFIAVVTQDGDMIFLSENVNKYMGLTQVELTGHSIFDFTHPCDHEEIRENLSLKNVLGLSSTNCSSMVHASLMVSAGPGFGKKSKDTSTERDFFMRMKCTVTNRGRTVNLKSATWKVLHCTGQVKVYNTCPPHTLCGYKEPLLTCLIIMCEPIQHPSNIDIPLDSKTFLSRHSMDMKFTYCDDRITELIGYHPEELLGRSAYEFYHALDSESMTKSHQNLCTKGQVVTGQYRMLAKHGGYVWLETQGTVIYNTRNLQPQCIVCVNYVLSEIEKNDVVFSMDQTESLFKPHLLTMSTAYESGIPGMEKSDFLFTKLKEEPEELAQLAPTPGDAIISLDFGTQKFEEAPAFTSAVLTPNKSWPVEAKSHAAQGETLTIPSFTMLQIAPGSSTPSASSNSSCSTPSSPGDYYNSVDEDFKVEVIEKLFAMDTESKSQCTSQTDFNELDLETLAPYIPMDGEDFQLSPICQEECPLSESAQNTQQSLSSMSTIFQPLPSASQNHFLPEKYCPQLSNKKMNPGHGSLSSVFFNDVSRSSLPPYHDQASTPLSSMGGRPNTQWPPDPLLEYVPAKWRLVDKYSGSLSSSSSGPPVHSPSMPTYKKRPLDAFGQRGIDVNPARIALSNSLKLKRQLDYEEQALQQLSGGDPSVINPSHLMWKRMKFLKGENCSLVTEKKSLSTSVLTDEFVCNSRGLSQPMNQLQQQQPPTCGSPGENVKAGAFPLPFYSSHCQDYSVQPVHKASGMTSRLLGPSFEPYLLPELTRYDCEVNVPVLGRSTLLQGSELLRALDQAT
- the EPAS1 gene encoding endothelial PAS domain-containing protein 1 isoform X8; this translates as MDNLYLKALEGFIAVVTQDGDMIFLSENVNKYMGLTQVELTGHSIFDFTHPCDHEEIRENLSLKNVLGLSSTNCSSMVHASLMVSAGPGFGKKSKDTSTERDFFMRMKCTVTNRGRTVNLKSATWKVLHCTGQVKVYNTCPPHTLCGYKEPLLTCLIIMCEPIQHPSNIDIPLDSKTFLSRHSMDMKFTYCDDRITELIGYHPEELLGRSAYEFYHALDSESMTKSHQNLCTKGQVVTGQYRMLAKHGGYVWLETQGTVIYNTRNLQPQCIVCVNYVLSEIEKNDVVFSMDQTESLFKPHLLTMSTAYESGIPGMEKSDFLFTKLKEEPEELAQLAPTPGDAIISLDFGTQKFEEAPAFTSAVLTPNKSWPVEAKSHAAQGETLTIPSFTMLQIAPGSSTPSASSNSSCSTPSSPGDYYNSVDEDFKVEVIEKLFAMDTESKSQCTSQTDFNELDLETLAPYIPMDGEDFQLSPICQEECPLSESAQNTQQSLSSMSTIFQPLPSASQNHFLPEKYCPQLSNKKMNPGHGSLSSVFFNDVSRSSLPPYHDQASTPLSSMGGRPNTQWPPDPLLEYVPAKWRLVDKYSGSLSSSSSGPPVHSPSMPTYKKRPLDAFGQRGIDVNPARIALSNSLKLKRQLDYEEQALQQLSGGDPSVINPSHLMWKRMKFLKGENCSLVTEKKSLSTSVLTDEFVCNSRGLSQPMNQLQQQQPPTCGSPGENVKAGAFPLPFYSSHCQDYSVQPVHKASGMTSRLLGPSFEPYLLPELTRYDCEVNVPVLGRSTLLQGSELLRALDQAT